The following proteins come from a genomic window of Ictalurus furcatus strain D&B chromosome 26, Billie_1.0, whole genome shotgun sequence:
- the atg4da gene encoding cysteine protease atg4da, producing the protein MNSVTPSSAQYARGGALHNDFVDGRRLPPPSSPRVVEARGHFGNGSLADGPGEPDEVDKLKLKLMSAWNNVKYGWSVKSKTVFNKTSPLILMGQSYLLDSEEEVERFRLAFGSRVWLTYRKEFPQLEGSNLTTDCGWGCMLRSGQMLLAQGLMLHRLPRHWRWPGCPQLADVDFEVLRPRSPSRPVGISIPSFSSTWSTSGPEKRPSSATEVPKRAEPSRDAQTEDLHRRLVSWFGDVPAAPFGVHRLVELGKDLGKKAGDWYGPSLVAHILRKAVEKSAELDDLDDLVVYVAQDCTVYKGDVTQLCEQSSSDSGSSGWKSVIILVPVRLGGDSLNPSYTECVKNLLTLDCCIGIIGGKPKHSLFFVGFQDEQLLYLDPHYCQLVVDVTQGNFPLESFHCNSPRKMNFNRMDPSCTLGFYAQSKKDFESLCSAVSRALSVSKERYPIFTFIEGRGQDYSLEGYSGGSTDPSTHILPTDTMNRNSSEGFVFL; encoded by the exons ATGAACTCGGTCACCCCCAGCTCCGCCCAGTACGCCAGGGGCGGTGCGCTTCACAACGACTTCGTGGACGGGAGGAGACTGCCGCCCCCTTCCTCGCCGCGGGTCGTGGAGGCGAGGGGGCATTTCGGTAACGGGTCGCTCGCTGACGGGCCGGGAGAGCCGGACGAGGTGGATAAGCTGAAGCTGAAGCTGATGTCGGCGTGGAACAATGTCAAATACG GATGGTCGGTCAAAAGCAAAACGGTCTTCAACAAAACGTCGCCGCTGATCCTGATGGGACAGTCCTACTTACTCGACAGTGAAG AGGAAGTGGAGCGTTTCCGGCTGGCGTTCGGCTCGCGAGTGTGGCTCACCTACAGGAAGGAGTTCCCTCAGCTGGAGGGCTCGAACCTGACGACGGACTGCGGCTGGGGCTGCATGCTGCGCAGCGGACAGATGCTGCTCGCCCAGGGGCTCATGCTCCATCGGCTACCTCGGC ACTGGAGGTGGCCGGGGTGTCCTCAGCTGGCCGATGTGGATTTCGAGGTGCTGAGACCTCGCTCGCCGTCTCGTCCCGTGGGTATCTCCATCCCCTCCTTCAGCTCTACGTGGAGCACGTCGGGACCTGAGAAACGCCCGTCCTCCGCGACCGAGGTCCCGAAACGAGCCGAGCCGAGCCGGGACGCGCAGACCGAAGACCTCCACCGCAGGCTGGTGTCGTGGTTCGGGGACGTTCCGGCTGCGCCGTTCGGGGTTCACCGGCTGGTCGAGCTGGGCAAGGATTTGGGGAAGAAGGCGGGAGACTGGTACGGGCCTTCGCTCGTCGCACACATCCTGCG AAAAGCTGTGGAGAAAAGCGCGGAGCTGGACGATCTGGACGACCTGGTCGTGTACGTGGCTCAGGACTGTACAG TGTATAAAGGGGACGTGACGCAGCTGTGCGAACAGAGCTCCTCTGACTCCGGTAGCTCCGGCTGGAAGTCCGTCATCATCCTGGTCCCGGTGCGACTGGGAGGAGATTCGCTCAACCCGTCCTACACCGAGTGCGTCAAG AATCTCCTGACGTTGGACTGCTGTATCGGGATCATCGGCGGGAAACCCAAACACTCGCTCTTTTTCGTCGGCTTTCAAG ACGAGCAGCTATTGTATTTAGACCCACACTACTGCCAGCTGGTAGTCGACGTCACACAAGGAAACTTCCCGCTGGAG tcctttCACTGTAACTCTCCCAGGAAGATGAACTTTAATCGCATGGATCCCAGCTGCACCCTGGGCTTCTACGCTCAGAGTAAAAAGGATTTCGAGTCTCTGTGCTCAGCCGTTAGCAGG GCTTTGTCTGTGTCTAAAGAGCGATACCCGATCTTCACGTTTATAGAGGGCAGGGGGCAGGACTACAGCCTGGAGGGGTACAGCGGGGGCAGCACAGACCCCAGCACCCACATCCTGCCCACTGACACCATGAACAGAAACAGCTCTGAGGGCTTCGTGTTTCTGTGA